The uncultured Desulfuromonas sp. genome contains the following window.
CGCGGCGGGACGCCAGGTGTGTGACAAAGCGGTTCAGGCGGCGCTGAACTGTTTTTGGGAGTCGTTGATGGCGGGCCTGTAGGCCGCTACGCGTCAGCCGCATCCTCCTGAAGTGTTGTAATCCAGGCATCGAGATCCTTGCGATCATCCTCCGACAGATCTATAAAATTCAGACCCATCCCCGGCTCGTGCGGGCTTTTCGGCGAGTAGCTGCGTTTCCAAATCGCTTCACACTGACAACGAATGTCGCGGCTGATCGGTGGCGGCAGCGGAATTTCAATGTGAAAACGGCTGCCCGGCAGGGCCGGGTCGATCGTTGAGATGAACAGGCCGCTGCAACTGATATTGCTTGAGTAGCCGAAAAAGACCTTTTCCCCATCATCGAGGCGGATTTTTTTGATCATCAGTGGCGCACGTAGCCGGGCGCGTTTGTCGGCAATGGGCTGGTCCTGGTGTTCCTCATTCATAGGCGGCGTCCTTAACGGCTGTATTGGCCGATGATGCTCATCATCTGTGCCAAAGGGTGCTGGTCGCCTTGCAGCCAGTGGATGGTGCAGCCGTGGCGCTCCATGCGGCGAAACCAGGTCTCCTGACGTTTGGCGAACTTGTGGATGGCGCTGTTGAGTTTCTGTACCATATCGTTACGATTGAGTTTACCCTGCAGGTGCTCGGCGATAAAGCGGTACTCCAGACCATAAAATTCCAGGGTTTCCCAAGGCGTACCCCGGTCATGCAGCTGGACGACCTCATCAATCATCCCTTCGTCCAGCCGTTGTTTGAGGCGCGCGGTGATCCGTTTGCGGATAACGCTACGTTCCCAGTGCAGGCCAAACACCAGCGGCTGCAGACGTTGCAACACCGGATGCGGCTTGGCTGGTGGGGCACTGGCAATCTCAATGGCGCGCACGGTGCGTTCGCGATCAACCAGATCGGTTTCGTTGTGCTGCTGAGGCGACAGTTGCATCAGTCGCTCACGTAACTGTGCGTCATCAAGTGCTTTCAGCTCTGCGCGCAGGGCCGTATTGTGCGGCACCTGAGCCAGACGATAATCGCCGAGCACCGCATCGAGATAGAGACCGGTGCCGCGCACAACAGCGACAGATGATCGCGTTGTTCAATCTCTTCAAAGGCGCGGCAAAAGCGTTGCTGAAATTCAAACACATTGAACTCGTAGCCCGGATCAACGATGTCGATCAAGTGATACGGTATCTCCTCATACTCCGCCAGGTCCTTGCCGGTGCCGATGTCCATGCCCCGATAGACCTGCCGTGAATCCGCCGAGATGATTTCGGCGTTCAACAGCCGCGCCGCTTCGACGGCCAGCCGGGTTTTGCGGTGGCGGTTGCGCCGAGCAAGACGATGAGGTTGATGGTCGGTTTTGTGGTGGTTGTCATAGACGATTCCGGGAGACGATAAAAGAGAGAAGCCGTTTGTCGCAGGCGATACCGGTGGTGACTGTCGAACTCGCTGGTGCTACGAGCTTCACTATAGTCCGAAAGTGAAAAAAACACAACAAAGGCAGCTACTTTGCCCCTTTTCTTCCGGCCCATGATTTGATAAGTTGCCCCATTTAAGCATTTTTGGTGTATGTTGAGCAGTGGTGGGCTGTTTTAGCCGCCATGATTTTTGATCCCGGTAGCCGATCAGACGTGCCGGATCGTCACAATTCGCAGTAGATTCCTGGCAGGTGCGACTGGCTGCCAGATGAAAGTTTACAGACTCCATGCCCGTTGAACCCGTTATTATTTCCCGCGATCATCACTGTGTTTCCCGTTCAATGATGGACGAGAACAGCCTCAAAGTCCTCTACCGTTTGCGTCAACACGGCCACACCGCCTATCTGGTCGGCGGCAGCGTCCGCGACCTGCTGCTCGGGCGCAAGCCCAAAGATTTTGATGTCGGCACCGATGCCACTCCGGAACAAGTGCGCAAGCTGTTTCGTAACTGTCGCCTCATTGGCCGTCGTTTTCGCCTGGCCCATATCATGTTCGGGCGTCACTGCCTGATCGAGGTCGCCACATTTCGGCGCAAACCCGACCCGGAAGAAATTCCCGATGCTGAAGAGGGGGCGCCCAACCATTTTGCTGAAAATGTGTTCGGTACCCCGCAAGAAGACGCCTTTCGGCGCGATTTCACCATCAACGCCCTGTTTTACGATATTGAAAATTACTCCATTGTCGATTATGTCGGCGGTCTGCAGGATCTGCACGATGGTATCATTCGTGTCATTGGTGATCCCGACGACCGTTTTCACGAAGATCCGGTGCGTATGCTACGTGCTTTGGAATTCTCCGCCCGCCTTGATTTTGAGTTGGAGCAAAGCATATTCCGGCCATGGATCGCTGCGGCGAGCTGCTGCTGACCGCGTCACCGGCGCGCATTCGCGAAGAGATTATGGAGTTGTTTCGCCATAAAGTGGCTGGACAAGTGTTGCAAAAGGCCGACCGTTACGGCCTGTTATCCTATCTGGTTCCTAACTTTGTTGCCGAGCGCGCCCATTTTGACCTGCTGCGCGAACTCGATATGCGCACGGCCAGCGGTGTGCGTATTCGCGAATACTTTGCCTTGGCCGCCATGTATGTCGGACCGTTTCTCCGTCAGAGTAATCCAGATATGACTATTGGTGATGTGCACAAGCTGGCCAATCTGGTGCTGGCACCGCATTGTCGTTTTTTCAGCATTGCCAACGGCATCAAGCATCAGGCGCGCGAATTGTTGATTGGTTTTTACCGCTTTTATCGTGGCCGCGGGCGGCGTGGCGAACAGCGCTTTTTGCGCCATCCGAGTACGCCGGAAGCGTTTGAACTGTTTCGTTTGTGGGTGGAAGCCTGCGAAGGGGATCGAGAGCTGTTGAAACTCTGGCAGCAGGCGCTGGACGGTGAAGAGCCGGAACCGAAAAAACAGCCGCGTAAGCGTAGGCCTCGGCGCAGAAGGCGCAAGCCGAGCGGATCTACCCCGGCTGCGTCACCTGAGTCAGAATAAGCAGGTAGTGGTCGGGGTCGTACAGCCAGAGTTCATGGATGCCGTGCTCCTGATCCTCTGATTCATACAGACAGGTGTGTTCGCGGCGGTGCAGGTTGTTGCGGATCAGGTTCAGGTCCGTGACCTGAAAGTCCAGCGACAGGCCGACGCCGCGATTTTGACGATCCAGATGCTGAAACGCCGCCGGGTGGCGTGCTTCGAGCACGTGTGCTTCACGCAGCAGCACGGTCGTATCGCCCTGCGGTAGCATCAGCAGTTCGTGGGCCGCGTCATCGGGGCGAAAACGTTGCACTGGCAAGTCGAGGACATCGCGGTAGAAAGATTCGCTGCGGTCGAGGTCGTCGATGGCCAGGGTGAGGATTAGGCTCATGATGATATCTTTCATTGAAAGACGAGTAGGGCAACACTGTCTTTGAGAGAGTGAATTGTAGGAGCGGCTTCAGCCGCGAAGTCTGACGTTTTAGGAACAACATCGTAAAATCTCGCGAATAAATTCGCTCCTACAGATAGAGCTCTATCTGCCCAAGTAGGGCACGCGGCCGATTATGCCTTGTGGCGGCAGCACATGCCACCATAAAGTAGTAATTCGGAAGTGTAGGAAATAGAAGCATGACACACGCACAGGCGGTGACCGCCTACATTGGATTGGGGGCCAACCTTGGCGATTGTCGTCAGACGTTGCGGGAGGCTCGCCGGCAGCTCGACGGAGATGGTATCACGGTGACTGCCAGTTCGCCGTTGTACTGTACCGATCCAGTCGGTGGCCCGGCCGATCAGCCGCGTTATTTCAATGCCGTGGTTGAAGTGGCAACCATTCTGTCACCGCTGGCCTTGCTGGACCGCTGTCAGGCCATTGAGCAGCAGGCCGGGCGCACGCGTGATATCCATTGGGGGCCGCGCACGCTTGATCTCGATGTGCTGCTCTACGGTGATCACTGCCTTGATCAGCCGCGTTTGCAGGTGCCCCATCCGCATCTGCATTTGCGTCGTTTTGTTCTTGAACCCATGTGCCGTCTGGCACCGGAGTTGATTCATCCCCAACGTCACCAGAGCATGATTTTTCTGTTAAAGCAGCTTCCCGATGATCAAGGGGTAGACTGCATTGAGGAGCAATGGTAATGATTGTACGGCTCGTTTTATTAGGTATTCTGGCTTTTCTTGGCTACACGATCTTCACTGCCCTGTTGCGCAGTTTGGGTGGCGGTGCGTCGCCGCCTGCAAATAAACAGGCCGACCCGGATCGTATGATGCCCTGTTCGCAATGTGACACCTATGTGCCGGAAACCGACATGATTGAAAAACGCATGGGCGGACAAACCCTTCATTTTTGCAGCAAAGAGTGTCTTAACGCCTATAAGAAAAAGAAATAAGCCGGAAAAAGAAATAAACCGAAATCCTACATTGTCGATTCTGGATCGACGCCACAAGGAGGCAACATGGAATTTTTTATCGATACCGCGATTACCGACGAAATCAAGCAGGCCAGTGAACTGGGTCTGGTTGATGGTGTCACCACCAACCCGTCGCTGATCGCCAAAAGCGGTCGTGATTTTAAAGAGGTGATCACCGAGATCACCGGCATTGTTGATGGCCCCATCTCCGCCGAGGTGATTGCGCTGGATGCTGAGGGTATGGTGTCTGAAGGGCGCGAGCTGGCCAAGATTCATCCCAACATTGTCATCAAAGTGCCGATGACGGAGGAAGGTCTCAAAGCCACGCGTATTTTCAGTGGCGAAGGGATCAAGACCAACGTGACGTTGATCTTCTCACCGCTGCAGGCGTTGCTGGCCGCCAAAGCCGGGGCCACTTATGTGTCGCCGTTTGTTGGGCGTCTGGATGATATTAGTCAGGAAGGGATGGACGGTGTTGATCAGATTCGCACCATCTTTGACAACTTTGGTTACACTACCAAGATCATTGTGGCGTCTATTCGTACTCCGATGCATGTGCTGAATGCTGCGTTGATTGGTGCTGATATTTGTACGATTCCGTTCTCGGTGATTAAGCAGTTGGCCAAGCATCCTTTGACGGATATTGGGATTGAGAAGTTTTTGGCGGATTGGGAAAAGACTAAGTAATTTCTGAACCTTCAATTTGTTATCACGCGCCGATCAGCCTTTTTAGGGTTGGTCGGCGTTTGAGCTTTTCAATTAAAATCTTGATTGTTTGGGGTTGTTTATGTAGCTTGTTTTGGTTGATTTGTTTTGTGTTTGAATGAAATGATTAATTTGAAAATGTAGCAGGACGATAGTTGCAACTTGCCACGCTTATATGCTTAAGGTTGTTATAGTATTCTATAAGGAGAATGATTTTGGTTAAACAAGAATATCTAGCTGACGATGTATTTGGAATAAACCGTGATCTTCCCCTTAATTATGTGGCCCGCAATTCTGCAGATTCGGTACTTATCGATAACCTGTCGAGACGTCAGCATCTTGTCATTTATGGAAGCTCTAAACAAGGTAAGACCTCTTTAAGAAAGCACTGCTTAAACGAACAAGATTATATTGTTGTTCACTGCTCTAATAAATGGGGGTTGGATCATTTGCACGAAGCAATTCTTAAGCAGGCTGGATATGAGCTGACTGTTTCAAAAGCCATGGCGACTTCGGGAAAACAAAAAATCTTAGCGAAAATCAAAGCGGGATTTTTTGGCGCTACGGCTGAAGGTGGTGCTGAAGCAGAAAAAGTCCAAGAAGAAAAGACAACTACGACACCTCTAGAATTAGATCCCCTTGATGTAAACGATATTATATCTGCTTTACAAGAAATCTGAAGTTTAGAGTTTCGTGATCTTTGAAAATTTGTCGAAGTTGAAAAAAAGGCGTTGACACCACGGCCACTGTGTGTGGCCGCGCCTTCAAAGCCGATTGTCATATTGGAAAGCTTTGAAGGCGCGGCCTCTAGAAGAAAGTTCCCCCTTTCTTCCGGAGGCCGCTATGGATACCAAGGGATACGGCAATATCCCCCAGTCCCTGTACGACGCTATCACATTTCTGGTCCAGGCGCTGACCAAACGTTCGGTTCCGACTTTTCTGGAACTGCTGTTCGGCGCGATGCTGACCCAGAATGGTTTTGTCACCGAAGCCTGGTTGGCGATCAGACCTAAGCGTCATTGGACGAGTTATTTCAAATGGTTGCAGAAGGGCCGCTGGTCCTGGGTTGCGCTTGGATTACAAACGGCTCGACTCGCTTTGCA
Protein-coding sequences here:
- the folK gene encoding 2-amino-4-hydroxy-6-hydroxymethyldihydropteridine diphosphokinase, producing the protein MTHAQAVTAYIGLGANLGDCRQTLREARRQLDGDGITVTASSPLYCTDPVGGPADQPRYFNAVVEVATILSPLALLDRCQAIEQQAGRTRDIHWGPRTLDLDVLLYGDHCLDQPRLQVPHPHLHLRRFVLEPMCRLAPELIHPQRHQSMIFLLKQLPDDQGVDCIEEQW
- a CDS encoding PP0621 family protein, producing MIVRLVLLGILAFLGYTIFTALLRSLGGGASPPANKQADPDRMMPCSQCDTYVPETDMIEKRMGGQTLHFCSKECLNAYKKKK
- a CDS encoding tRNA dimethylallyltransferase — its product is MRGTGLYLDAVLGDYRLAQVPHNTALRAELKALDDAQLRERLMQLSPQQHNETDLVDRERTVRAIEIASAPPAKPHPVLQRLQPLVFGLHWERSVIRKRITARLKQRLDEGMIDEVVQLHDRGTPWETLEFYGLEYRFIAEHLQGKLNRNDMVQKLNSAIHKFAKRQETWFRRMERHGCTIHWLQGDQHPLAQMMSIIGQYSR
- a CDS encoding PilZ domain-containing protein → MNEEHQDQPIADKRARLRAPLMIKKIRLDDGEKVFFGYSSNISCSGLFISTIDPALPGSRFHIEIPLPPPISRDIRCQCEAIWKRSYSPKSPHEPGMGLNFIDLSEDDRKDLDAWITTLQEDAADA
- the fsa gene encoding fructose-6-phosphate aldolase; the protein is MEFFIDTAITDEIKQASELGLVDGVTTNPSLIAKSGRDFKEVITEITGIVDGPISAEVIALDAEGMVSEGRELAKIHPNIVIKVPMTEEGLKATRIFSGEGIKTNVTLIFSPLQALLAAKAGATYVSPFVGRLDDISQEGMDGVDQIRTIFDNFGYTTKIIVASIRTPMHVLNAALIGADICTIPFSVIKQLAKHPLTDIGIEKFLADWEKTK